GCCGCTCGCTTGAGACTTTGGCTGCCAATCTCGAATGTGCACACCTTTGTTCATTCTGCCGCTAAAAACCGTTTCAACGCGCCGACCCGTCAAATCAAAAATGTCAAGTGTTATCTCCTGATCGTGCAGCAGCACAAACTCAATCGTGACAGTACTGTTGAAGGGATTGGGGTAGGCGTTGCCGATGAAGGTTGCAGGAATCTCAACCGGCTCGCGCGGCTCAGGTGCCGCAGAGAAAAAGCTTGTGTCTACTTCCCACGGTTCGTAAACGAGTCGATACGATACAGTATCTCCTTGGCCAAATGGATTTCTCACGGAATCGTACGGGCCCGACTCGTGTCCCCAGAAATTATTCTGCACATACCCTTGCGCTTGACCACCGCCC
This genomic interval from bacterium contains the following:
- a CDS encoding T9SS type A sorting domain-containing protein, which gives rise to GGGQAQGYVQNNFWGHESGPYDSVRNPFGQGDTVSYRLVYEPWEVDTSFFSAAPEPREPVEIPATFIGNAYPNPFNSTVTIEFVLLHDQEITLDIFDLTGRRVETVFSGRMNKGVHIRDWQPKSQASGVQGILQNTHKASHLARLNCPGRVRK